A DNA window from Borrelia sp. HM contains the following coding sequences:
- a CDS encoding LptF/LptG family permease, which yields MRVDKLFISNILSTFLVMNLFFVILLVLFDLFTNIFNYIDNNLSINDIIYIYYLYLPKSFSDGLALSFLFAISNLIGNLSMRNEMIGLFSCGISIFRILISIIIISILISIILFFFDNYLVVDTVTKRDIFLKKSIGSSNSVNDDKNIIIKDFAREIYNLRSYDIKNKTISKLMIILKDQDDNFKKRYDINKAEWIDNKWQLYGIREFSKVERDVIEKFYEVLDGSGIINLDPEYIKVIMLSSKTLNFSKLINWIWDLKRENLDYSEALFDLLNRIFFSFRLILLSFTVVFVSLALKKNIFIWSLLNSIAFAVVYVIAITIFNFLADLGYLPIAIASLLPTVLFIIINFVIYNLVYK from the coding sequence ATGAGAGTAGATAAGCTTTTTATAAGTAATATATTATCGACTTTTTTGGTTATGAATTTATTCTTCGTGATATTGCTTGTGCTTTTCGATTTGTTTACCAATATTTTTAATTATATTGATAACAATCTTAGTATTAATGATATCATTTATATTTATTATCTTTATTTGCCAAAATCTTTTTCAGATGGTTTGGCTTTATCTTTTCTTTTTGCTATTTCTAATCTTATTGGTAATCTTTCCATGAGAAATGAAATGATAGGGCTTTTTAGTTGTGGTATTTCTATTTTTAGGATACTAATTTCAATAATTATAATTAGTATTTTGATTTCAATAATACTATTTTTTTTTGATAATTATTTAGTTGTAGATACTGTTACTAAAAGGGATATTTTTCTTAAAAAAAGTATTGGTAGTAGTAATAGTGTTAATGATGATAAAAATATAATCATTAAGGATTTTGCAAGAGAAATTTATAATCTTAGGAGTTATGATATTAAGAATAAGACTATTTCAAAATTAATGATTATATTAAAAGATCAAGATGATAATTTTAAAAAACGGTATGATATAAATAAGGCAGAATGGATTGATAATAAATGGCAACTTTATGGTATAAGAGAGTTTTCGAAGGTGGAGCGCGACGTTATAGAAAAATTCTATGAGGTTCTTGATGGAAGCGGGATTATTAATTTAGATCCTGAGTATATTAAAGTAATTATGCTTTCTTCAAAAACATTGAATTTTTCAAAGCTTATTAATTGGATTTGGGATCTTAAGAGAGAAAATTTAGATTATTCTGAAGCTTTATTTGATTTGCTAAATAGGATATTTTTTTCATTTAGACTCATACTTCTTAGTTTTACTGTGGTTTTTGTAAGTCTTGCTTTGAAAAAAAATATTTTTATATGGAGTTTACTAAATAGTATTGCATTTGCAGTTGTATATGTTATTGCAATAACAATTTTTAACTTTTTAGCTGATCTTGGCTATCTGCCTATAGCAATTGCAAGTTTATTACCCACTGTTTTGTTTATTATTATTAATTTTGTTATTTATAATCTTGTATATAAGTAG
- a CDS encoding LptF/LptG family permease, which produces MKLLKNNYEVYIVLEFCKYFLITFLFFFFVFFVNQILFFMRVLLQNYVPFFKAFTFVIYSLPMVINLSPPFAALLSVVLTIYRFKLHNEILAFRSIGLSVFDLLLPFLKLGLVIALISFIANDFLLPLGSIGRLKIFNEIKEEVPHLILKPYSSKQYGDLIFVSGEKSDTGYKNVTFFDNTRLKGYDRIFMAKELNIKKESYQVYFILNDVLSIALTEDQSGFYDYFYADRMKYSIEQVTFSDNWLLSSVTPSQMSIRDVMKLIVKQNNLVKDLNIKNNLEEDFLSLNLTNTYLNYLYDKNNFFNEDSVLENLHYLYELNLNYTPYEDLIMQKNHALFYLEFYQKISLPLSVLFFIFLAFGMGMYSNKKYSIILELVISILICVFYWTMFIGGKVYTVQNAANPFIVTVLPNLLLIFMGLILFFRLLKK; this is translated from the coding sequence ATGAAATTATTAAAAAACAATTATGAAGTTTATATAGTTCTTGAATTTTGTAAGTATTTTTTAATTACTTTTTTATTTTTTTTCTTTGTGTTTTTCGTCAATCAAATACTTTTTTTTATGAGGGTATTGCTTCAAAACTATGTTCCATTTTTCAAAGCTTTTACTTTTGTTATATATTCGCTTCCTATGGTTATTAACCTTTCACCTCCATTTGCAGCTTTGCTTTCAGTTGTGCTTACTATTTATAGGTTTAAACTTCATAATGAAATATTAGCTTTTAGATCAATTGGACTATCTGTTTTTGATTTATTATTGCCATTTTTAAAATTAGGTCTAGTTATTGCATTGATTTCTTTTATTGCAAATGATTTTTTGCTCCCTCTTGGTTCTATTGGTAGATTGAAAATTTTTAATGAAATAAAAGAAGAAGTGCCCCATTTGATATTAAAACCTTATTCAAGCAAACAGTATGGAGATTTGATATTTGTATCAGGAGAAAAATCTGATACTGGATATAAAAATGTTACTTTCTTTGATAATACTAGACTTAAAGGTTATGATAGAATATTTATGGCAAAGGAACTTAATATTAAAAAAGAAAGCTATCAAGTGTATTTCATTTTAAATGACGTTTTATCGATCGCTTTAACAGAAGATCAGAGTGGATTTTATGATTATTTTTATGCTGATCGGATGAAATATTCAATTGAGCAAGTTACTTTTAGTGATAATTGGTTATTAAGTAGTGTTACTCCATCGCAAATGAGTATAAGAGATGTTATGAAACTTATTGTTAAACAAAATAATTTAGTCAAAGATTTAAATATCAAAAATAATTTAGAGGAAGACTTTTTGAGTTTAAATCTTACAAATACTTATTTAAATTATTTATATGATAAGAACAACTTTTTTAATGAAGATTCTGTTCTTGAAAATTTACATTATTTGTATGAATTAAATTTAAATTATACTCCTTATGAAGATCTAATTATGCAGAAAAACCATGCTCTTTTTTATCTTGAATTTTATCAAAAAATTAGTTTACCATTGTCTGTTTTATTTTTTATTTTTTTAGCTTTTGGTATGGGTATGTATTCAAATAAAAAATATTCCATTATTCTTGAACTTGTGATTTCAATTCTTATTTGCGTTTTCTATTGGACGATGTTTATTGGTGGAAAAGTGTATACTGTGCAGAATGCTGCAAACCCTTTTATTGTAACTGTTTTGCCAAATTTATTGTTAATTTTTATGGGTTTAATACTCTTTTTTAGACTTTTAAAAAAATGA